One genomic region from Candidatus Mesenet endosymbiont of Agriotes lineatus encodes:
- a CDS encoding enoyl-ACP reductase — MQGKKGIITGIINERSLAFGITKELAKQGAELIVTYPSDNVKEKISELVEKNNLNCQLILHCDVKNEKSIDSTFAEVKKKWESIDFLVHAIAFSDKNELNGPYINTSLENFLSAMHISCYSFTALAREAAKIMSQEGSLLTLSYYGAEKVMPNYNVMGLCKAALEASVRYLACDLGPKNIRVNAISAGPIRTLASSGIKDFHYIQNYSSKSSPLRRNVTIEEIGKAALFLLSNLSSGITGEILHVDSGYNVVGMKPMDIDVN, encoded by the coding sequence ATGCAAGGAAAGAAGGGAATTATAACTGGAATTATAAACGAAAGATCGCTAGCGTTTGGTATTACAAAGGAACTTGCAAAGCAAGGTGCAGAGTTGATAGTGACTTATCCATCAGATAATGTAAAAGAGAAAATATCTGAATTAGTAGAAAAGAATAACCTAAATTGCCAGTTAATTTTGCATTGTGATGTTAAAAATGAAAAATCGATAGATAGTACATTTGCAGAAGTGAAAAAGAAATGGGAAAGTATCGATTTTCTCGTGCATGCAATTGCCTTTTCCGATAAAAATGAGTTAAATGGACCGTATATTAATACCTCCTTGGAAAATTTTCTTTCAGCAATGCATATTTCATGTTACTCATTTACAGCTCTAGCAAGAGAAGCAGCAAAAATTATGAGTCAAGAAGGAAGTTTGCTAACCCTATCATACTACGGAGCTGAAAAAGTAATGCCAAATTACAATGTTATGGGCTTATGTAAAGCTGCACTTGAAGCAAGCGTACGCTACTTAGCATGTGATTTAGGTCCTAAAAATATTAGAGTTAACGCCATCTCAGCTGGCCCTATAAGAACACTTGCTTCTTCTGGAATAAAAGACTTTCACTATATTCAAAACTATAGCAGCAAAAGCTCACCTCTAAGGAGGAATGTTACAATAGAAGAGATAGGCAAAGCAGCTTTATTTTTACTATCAAATCTCAGCAGTGGCATTACCGGAGAGATCTTACATGTAGATTCAGGCTATAACGTTGTAGGAATGAAACCTATGGATATTGACGTTAATTAA
- the recO gene encoding DNA repair protein RecO: MQWEDEGVLIAVKKYGDNGLILSLFTKNNGKRRGFIKTSKSSSYKFEVGSLFAVQWRARSLDNLGYFKCELMRSNMYYLITDKIKAIAISSASSILEKVLPEGEKQAALYEDLILLIDAMQHDDWQKYYLKFELELLSQLGFALDLTKCAVSKTNEDLKFISPKTGKAVSEKIGKNYAHNLLPLPKMLYDVYHNYQINYKLEEFQLSLKILGYFLSKHLFSQFATELPFYRKLLISSNPS; this comes from the coding sequence ATGCAATGGGAAGATGAAGGCGTTTTAATTGCAGTTAAGAAGTACGGTGATAATGGTTTGATTCTTTCTTTGTTTACAAAAAATAACGGTAAACGTCGGGGATTCATTAAGACATCAAAAAGCAGCAGTTACAAATTCGAGGTAGGTAGTTTATTTGCGGTTCAATGGAGAGCAAGGTCTTTAGATAATTTAGGCTACTTTAAGTGTGAACTAATGAGATCGAATATGTATTACCTCATTACAGATAAAATTAAGGCCATTGCTATTTCTTCTGCTTCTTCTATTTTAGAAAAAGTATTACCAGAAGGGGAAAAACAGGCAGCTTTGTATGAGGATTTAATTTTGCTTATTGATGCCATGCAACATGACGATTGGCAAAAATATTACCTTAAATTTGAACTGGAGCTTTTATCACAACTTGGTTTTGCTTTAGATTTAACTAAATGCGCTGTAAGTAAAACAAATGAGGATCTAAAATTTATTTCCCCCAAAACTGGTAAAGCTGTGTCCGAAAAGATAGGAAAAAATTATGCACACAATCTGCTTCCCTTACCGAAGATGTTATATGACGTATATCATAATTACCAAATTAATTATAAGCTAGAGGAGTTTCAGCTTAGTTTAAAAATTCTTGGATATTTTCTCAGTAAACATTTGTTTTCCCAATTTGCTACTGAGCTACCATTTTATAGGAAATTATTGATTTCTTCTAATCCATCTTAA
- the terL gene encoding phage terminase large subunit, with protein sequence MINFTELCFDTVSPGYKYYNTWHIKVIADILQAAFSGEVTRIIVNMPPRSMKSICISVAWPAWILGIRPEARIIVASYSQILSLKHSLDTRCILQSDWYRELFPETKLAQDTQCKFQTTKMGFRFATSVGGTLTGEGGDFLIVDDPLTPMQAASERMRSRANTWFDQTFATRLNDRKTGVIVVVMHRLHPDDLTGHLLSKAGGIWHHLCLPMISEEKQTIYSRMRDILYVREKGELLLPVGKKDIEQIKTELGTYAFAAQYQQNPLSECQIKQEWIKRYRDCPNDLSYVTQSWDTANSQDKDFSACTTWAKVDNMFYLLDSYRAKLEYPSLKQQVLSLAKRWQPHAILIEAKASGQQLIQELKANSILPIIKITPSANKITRFHQTVPLIEAGRIFLPHSAVWLGDFEYELFMFPKVRYDDQVDSMTQYLNWAYSSTHNIPKIVCF encoded by the coding sequence TTGATTAATTTCACTGAGCTGTGCTTTGATACGGTATCGCCAGGGTATAAATATTATAATACCTGGCATATTAAAGTTATTGCTGATATATTGCAAGCTGCCTTTAGTGGTGAAGTAACGCGCATTATTGTTAACATGCCGCCAAGATCAATGAAGTCAATTTGTATTAGCGTTGCTTGGCCCGCATGGATTTTAGGAATAAGACCAGAAGCACGGATAATTGTTGCCAGTTACTCACAAATTCTCAGCTTAAAACACTCGCTTGATACTAGATGCATATTGCAATCTGATTGGTATAGGGAGTTATTTCCAGAAACCAAACTCGCACAAGATACTCAATGTAAGTTTCAAACAACCAAGATGGGATTTAGATTCGCCACTTCAGTTGGAGGTACCTTAACTGGAGAAGGGGGTGATTTTTTAATAGTTGATGATCCCCTAACTCCAATGCAGGCTGCAAGTGAGAGGATGAGAAGCCGTGCTAATACATGGTTTGATCAGACGTTTGCCACTCGGCTAAATGATAGAAAAACGGGAGTTATAGTTGTAGTGATGCACAGACTCCATCCGGATGATTTAACAGGACATTTATTGAGCAAAGCAGGTGGCATTTGGCATCATTTATGCTTGCCTATGATCTCTGAGGAAAAACAAACTATTTACTCACGAATGAGAGATATTTTATATGTTAGGGAAAAAGGAGAGTTGCTTCTTCCCGTAGGAAAAAAAGATATTGAGCAAATAAAAACAGAGCTTGGCACATATGCCTTTGCGGCACAGTATCAACAAAATCCACTATCTGAGTGTCAAATTAAACAAGAATGGATAAAACGTTACCGAGATTGCCCAAATGACTTATCTTATGTTACCCAAAGTTGGGATACTGCAAATTCGCAAGATAAAGATTTTAGTGCATGCACTACCTGGGCTAAAGTAGATAATATGTTCTATCTGCTTGATTCATACAGAGCAAAGTTAGAATATCCAAGCTTAAAACAGCAAGTACTATCTTTAGCTAAGCGATGGCAGCCTCATGCAATTTTAATTGAAGCCAAGGCTAGCGGTCAGCAGTTAATACAAGAGCTTAAAGCCAATAGTATTTTACCTATTATTAAGATAACACCATCTGCAAATAAAATTACTCGTTTCCATCAAACTGTTCCACTTATAGAAGCTGGTCGTATTTTTCTTCCCCATAGCGCTGTTTGGCTCGGTGATTTTGAATATGAGCTCTTTATGTTTCCAAAAGTTCGATATGATGACCAAGTGGATAGTATGACTCAATATCTAAATTGGGCTTACAGCTCTACGCATAACATTCCAAAAATTGTATGTTTTTGA